A part of Hydrogenobacter sp. T-8 genomic DNA contains:
- the ahcY gene encoding adenosylhomocysteinase, translating to MEYHVKDLSLAEAGKNRIEWAERDMPVLRSIRDRFSKEKPFKGIRVSACLHVTTETANLMITLKEGGAEVYLTASNPLSTQDDVASALVKYFDIPVFAIKGEDTDTYYMHLREVIKREPHIVIDDGADLISTLHREFPELAKKVYGGMEETTTGVIRLRAMAQQGVLQFPIIAVNDAYTKHMFDNRYGTGQSTIDAIMRATNRLIAGSYFVVAGYGWCGKGVAQRARGMGATVIVCEVDPIKALEAKMDGFLVMPMAEACRLGDFFVTVTGNTSVIREEHFERMKDGAIISNAGHFNVEIDIEALEKLSASKREIRPFVEEYRLKDGRRLYLLAQGRLVNLASAEGHPASVMDMSFANQALSAEYILRNHKDLRKDVYRVPEEIDREVAFLKLRSMGVEIDQLTPEQVKYLSSWEFGT from the coding sequence ATGGAATACCATGTAAAAGACCTAAGCCTTGCGGAGGCTGGCAAAAACAGGATTGAGTGGGCGGAAAGGGACATGCCTGTGCTAAGGAGTATAAGGGATAGGTTCTCAAAGGAAAAGCCCTTCAAGGGCATACGCGTATCCGCCTGCCTTCATGTCACCACCGAGACCGCCAACCTTATGATAACCTTGAAGGAGGGTGGTGCGGAGGTATACCTGACCGCCTCTAATCCCCTTTCTACTCAAGATGATGTAGCTTCTGCCCTTGTGAAATACTTTGACATACCCGTCTTTGCCATTAAGGGAGAGGACACGGACACCTACTATATGCACCTCAGAGAGGTCATAAAAAGAGAGCCACACATAGTAATAGACGATGGTGCGGACCTGATATCCACGCTTCATAGGGAGTTTCCCGAGCTTGCAAAGAAGGTATACGGAGGAATGGAAGAGACCACCACGGGAGTTATAAGACTAAGGGCTATGGCTCAGCAGGGAGTTTTGCAGTTCCCCATAATAGCGGTAAACGACGCCTATACAAAGCATATGTTTGACAACCGATATGGTACAGGGCAGTCCACCATAGATGCCATAATGAGGGCTACCAACAGACTCATAGCAGGCTCTTACTTTGTGGTCGCAGGATACGGATGGTGTGGCAAAGGTGTAGCCCAAAGGGCAAGAGGTATGGGAGCAACGGTTATAGTCTGCGAGGTAGACCCCATAAAAGCCCTTGAGGCAAAGATGGACGGCTTTTTGGTTATGCCCATGGCAGAAGCCTGCAGGCTGGGAGACTTCTTCGTGACGGTCACTGGCAATACCTCTGTAATAAGAGAGGAGCATTTTGAGAGGATGAAAGACGGTGCCATTATCTCCAACGCTGGACACTTCAATGTGGAGATAGACATAGAGGCTCTTGAAAAGTTAAGTGCGAGTAAAAGGGAGATAAGACCTTTCGTGGAGGAGTATAGGCTCAAGGATGGTAGAAGGCTCTATCTTTTGGCACAGGGAAGGCTTGTGAACCTTGCCAGTGCGGAGGGTCATCCTGCGTCAGTGATGGATATGAGCTTTGCCAACCAAGCCCTCTCTGCTGAATACATACTAAGGAACCACAAAGACCTCAGGAAGGATGTTTACAGAGTGCCAGAGGAGATAGATAGGGAGGTGGCATTCCTCAAGCTAAGGAGTATGGGCGTGGAGATTGACCAGCTTACCCCCGAGCAGGTTAAATATCTTTCCTCTTGGGAGTTTGGCACTTAG
- the rpmB gene encoding 50S ribosomal protein L28 — protein sequence MARCYVCGKTTKFGKSVTFSAEQNSRTFKPNLQKVKIVLEDGTVKRVYVCTKCLKAGKVVKAVSVRD from the coding sequence ATGGCAAGGTGTTATGTTTGTGGAAAGACCACCAAGTTTGGAAAGAGCGTAACCTTCTCCGCAGAGCAAAACTCAAGGACCTTTAAGCCGAACCTTCAGAAAGTCAAGATTGTTCTTGAGGATGGAACTGTAAAAAGAGTATACGTCTGCACCAAGTGTCTAAAAGCGGGTAAGGTAGTAAAGGCGGTTTCTGTAAGAGACTGA